The following are encoded together in the Jaculus jaculus isolate mJacJac1 chromosome 3, mJacJac1.mat.Y.cur, whole genome shotgun sequence genome:
- the Tsc22d1 gene encoding TSC22 domain family protein 1 isoform X4: MHQPPEATAAAADISARKMAHPAVFPRRGSAGGSASALNAAGTGGSSAATSSEDFPPPSLLQPPPPPAASSTSGPQPPPPQSLNLLSQAQLQAQPLAPGGTQLKKKSGFQITSVTPAQISASISSNNSIAEDTESYDDLDESHTEDLSSSEILDVSLSRATDLGEPERSSSEETLNNFQEAETPGAVSPNQPHLPQPHLPHLPPQNVVINGNAHSHHLHHHHHIHHGHHLHHGHHHPSHAAVASASIPGGPPSSPASRKLSTTGSSDGGTPVAPTSAVSSTGSPAPVMSNIRAPSAAGSIGINSVIGTNATNNANVVAGGSFSPHVTSSMVGNANISSSNIPGAASVSVGPGVTSGVNVNVLSGMGNGTVSSSAVIANSVPNAAAGMAVGLVSSQQQPTVNTSRFRVVKLDSTSEPFKKGRWTCTEFYEKENAVPATEGVVINKVVETVKQNPTEASSERESTSGSSVSSSVSTLSHYTESVGSGEMGAPSVMVQQQQQLPVLQGVALQHVEFTSPAPQSLSAVSIPQSISQSQMSQVQLQSQELSYPQKQGLQAVPLQAAMNAAAGIQPSPVTAVGVTSATGQQPSISSLAQPQLPYSQTAPALQTPLPGAPPQHLQYGQQQPMASTQMAPGHGQSVTQIPTSEYVQQQPILQTAMSSGQSSSAGVGTGATVIPVAQPQGIQLPVQSTAVQVQPAGASGQLIGQAQTAVSAVPTGGQIANTGQQANMPTAVQQPAPQVPPSVTQQGAPPSSQVAPPAPTGIIHQGVQTSASSLPQQLVVGPQSTLVTTVPPQPQGVEPGAQGVVPQQQLPAVSPLPSASSISVANQVLPLTTPLVDGEDESASLLPEVQGMILEPQIRPRPRRAFDVRGLLSPLTPWRQNIQLLERVGKDNKQVSCKWETGLFVL, from the exons ATGCACCAGCCGCCCGAGGCCACCGCGGCCGCCGCAGACATTAGTGCTAGGAAGATGGCGCACCCGGCGGTGTTCCCTCGAAGGGGCAGTGCTGGGGGCAGCGCCTCCGCGCTCAACGCAGCAGGTACCGGCGGGAGTAGCGCTGCCACATCTTCGGAGGATTTTCCCCCTCCGTCTCTGCTCCAGCCACCGCCTCCTCCTGCAGCATCTTCCACGTCGGGACCACAGCCTCCGCCTCCACAAAGCCTGAACCTCCTCTCGCAGGCTCAGCTGCAAGCACAGCCTCTAGCGCCAGGCGGAACTCagctgaaaaagaaaagtggctTCCAGATAACCAGCGTTACTCCTGCGCAGATCTCTGCCAGCATCAGCTCCAACAACAGCATAGCGGAAGACACTGAGAGCTACGACGACCTGGATGAGTCGCACACGGAAGATTTGTCCTCTTCTGAGATCCTTGATGTGTCACTTTCCAGGGCCACCGACTTGGGTGAGCCTGAACGAAGCTCCTCGGAAGAGACGCTGAATAACTTCCAGGAAGCTGAGACACCTGGGGCAGTCTCTCCCAACCAGCCCCACCTTCCTCAGCCTCATTTGCCTCACCTTCCACCACAGAATGTTGTGATCAATGGGAATGCTCATTCGcaccacctccatcaccatcatcacatcCATCATGGACACCACCTTCACCATGGACACCATCATCCATCCCATGCTGCTGTGGCCAGTGCATCCATTCCTGGAGGGCCACCCTCAAGTCCAGCGTCTAGAAAACTCTCTACAACTGGAAGTTCCGATGGTGGCACGCCAGTTGCACCTACTTCTGCTGTCTCATCGACTGGCTCACCTGCACCTGTTATGAGTAACATTCGTGCTCCAAGTGCTGCAGGCAGTATAGGTATAAATTCTGTTATTGGCACTAATGCAACGAATAATGCTAACGTTGTGGCTGGGGGTAGTTTCAGTCCTCATGTGACAAGCAGCATGGTTGGTAATGCTAATATAAGTTCAAGCAATATTCCTGGCGCTGCTAGTGTAAGTGTTGGGCCTGGAGTTACCAGTGGTGTTAACGTGAATGTTTTGAGTGGCATGGGCAATGGTACTGTTTCTTCCTCTGCTGTTATTGCTAACAGTGTCCCTAATGCAGCTGCAGGTATGGCTGTGGGATTGGTTTCAAGTCAGCAGCAACCAACAGTTAACACATCCAGGTTCAGAGTTGTGAAGTTAGATTCTACTTCTGAACCCTTTAAAAAAGGTAGATGGACTTGCACTGAGTTCTATGAAAAAGAAAACGCTGTGCCCGCTACAGAAGGTGTGGTGATAAATAAAGTGGTGGAGACTGTCAAACAGAACCCCACAGAAGCATCTTCAGAGAGGGAGAGCACTAGTGGGAGCTCAGTGAGCAGTAGTGTCAGCACACTGAGTCACTACACGGAGAGTGTGGGAAGTGGAGAGATGGGAGCCCCTTCTGTGATGgtgcagcagcaacagcagctgcCAGTGCTTCAGGGTGTGGCCCTCCAGCACGTGGAGTTCACTAGTCCTGCTCCTCAGAGTCTTTCAGCAGTTAGTATACCACAGAGTATTTCTCAGTCACAGATGTCACAAGTACAGTTACAATCTCAAGAACTGAGCTATCCACAAAAGCAAGGTCTTCAAGCAGTACCTCTGCAAGCCGCCATGAATGCAGCGGCTGGGATCCAGCCGTCGCCTGTGACCGCTGTTGGTGTAACTTCAGCTACAGGTCAGCAGCCTTCCATTTCCAGTTTGGCTCAACCCCAACTGCCATATTCTCAGACGGCTCCTGCACTGCAAACCCCCCTCCCCGGGGCACCACCCCAACACTTACAATATGGACAGCAGCAGCCAATGGCTTCTACACAGATGGCTCCAGGCCATGGTCAATCAGTGACTCAAATTCCTACTTCAGAGTATGTACAACAGCAGCCGATTCTGCAAACAGCAATGTCCTCTGGACAGTCCAGTTCTGCAGGAGTGGGAACAGGAGCAACTGTGATCCCTGTGGCCCAGCCACAGGGGATCCAGCTGCCAGTGCAGTCCACAGCAGTACAGGTCCAACCTGCAGGGGCATCTGGCCAGCTTATTGGCCAGGCTCAAACGGCTGTGTCTGCTGTACCTACTGGTGGTCAAATTGCAAATACTGGTCAACAAGCAAACATGCCTACTGCAGTGCAACAGCCTGCTCCCCAAGTTCCACCTTCAGTTACTCAGCAAGGTGCTCCTCCATCTTCACAAGTAGCTCCACCTGCTCCAACTGGGATTATTCATCAGGGAGTTCAAACTAGTGCTTCAAGCCTTCCTCAACAGTTGGTTGTTGGACCCCAGAGTACCTTGGTAACAACTGtgcctccccagccacagggagTAGAACCAGGAGCTCAAGGAGTTGTACCGCAGCAGCAGTTGCCTGCAGTTAGTCCTTTGCCCTCTGCTAGTAGTATTTCTGTTGCAAATCAG GTGCTACCGCTGACGACACCCCTGGTGGATGGCGAGGATGAGAG TGCTTCTCTCCTACCAGAGGTGCAAGGAATGATCCTAGAGCCACAGATACGGCCAAGACCACGGAGAGCTTTTGACGTCAGGGGTCTACTTTCTCCACTGACCCCTTGGAGACAGAATATCCAGCTtctggagagagtgggaaaggATAATAAACAA GTATCTTGCAAATGGGAGACCGGTTTATTTGTTCTCTAA
- the Tsc22d1 gene encoding TSC22 domain family protein 1 isoform X2, which translates to MHQPPEATAAAADISARKMAHPAVFPRRGSAGGSASALNAAGTGGSSAATSSEDFPPPSLLQPPPPPAASSTSGPQPPPPQSLNLLSQAQLQAQPLAPGGTQLKKKSGFQITSVTPAQISASISSNNSIAEDTESYDDLDESHTEDLSSSEILDVSLSRATDLGEPERSSSEETLNNFQEAETPGAVSPNQPHLPQPHLPHLPPQNVVINGNAHSHHLHHHHHIHHGHHLHHGHHHPSHAAVASASIPGGPPSSPASRKLSTTGSSDGGTPVAPTSAVSSTGSPAPVMSNIRAPSAAGSIGINSVIGTNATNNANVVAGGSFSPHVTSSMVGNANISSSNIPGAASVSVGPGVTSGVNVNVLSGMGNGTVSSSAVIANSVPNAAAGMAVGLVSSQQQPTVNTSRFRVVKLDSTSEPFKKGRWTCTEFYEKENAVPATEGVVINKVVETVKQNPTEASSERESTSGSSVSSSVSTLSHYTESVGSGEMGAPSVMVQQQQQLPVLQGVALQHVEFTSPAPQSLSAVSIPQSISQSQMSQVQLQSQELSYPQKQGLQAVPLQAAMNAAAGIQPSPVTAVGVTSATGQQPSISSLAQPQLPYSQTAPALQTPLPGAPPQHLQYGQQQPMASTQMAPGHGQSVTQIPTSEYVQQQPILQTAMSSGQSSSAGVGTGATVIPVAQPQGIQLPVQSTAVQVQPAGASGQLIGQAQTAVSAVPTGGQIANTGQQANMPTAVQQPAPQVPPSVTQQGAPPSSQVAPPAPTGIIHQGVQTSASSLPQQLVVGPQSTLVTTVPPQPQGVEPGAQGVVPQQQLPAVSPLPSASSISVANQVSSTGSSGMPSAPTNLVPPQNIAQPPATQNGNLVQSVSQSPLIATNINLPLAQQIPLSSTQFSAQSLAQAIGSQIEDARRPAEPSLVGLPETISGDSGGMSAVSDGSSSSLAASASLFPLKVLPLTTPLVDGEDESASLLPEVQGMILEPQIRPRPRRAFDVRGLLSPLTPWRQNIQLLERVGKDNKQVSCKWETGLFVL; encoded by the exons ATGCACCAGCCGCCCGAGGCCACCGCGGCCGCCGCAGACATTAGTGCTAGGAAGATGGCGCACCCGGCGGTGTTCCCTCGAAGGGGCAGTGCTGGGGGCAGCGCCTCCGCGCTCAACGCAGCAGGTACCGGCGGGAGTAGCGCTGCCACATCTTCGGAGGATTTTCCCCCTCCGTCTCTGCTCCAGCCACCGCCTCCTCCTGCAGCATCTTCCACGTCGGGACCACAGCCTCCGCCTCCACAAAGCCTGAACCTCCTCTCGCAGGCTCAGCTGCAAGCACAGCCTCTAGCGCCAGGCGGAACTCagctgaaaaagaaaagtggctTCCAGATAACCAGCGTTACTCCTGCGCAGATCTCTGCCAGCATCAGCTCCAACAACAGCATAGCGGAAGACACTGAGAGCTACGACGACCTGGATGAGTCGCACACGGAAGATTTGTCCTCTTCTGAGATCCTTGATGTGTCACTTTCCAGGGCCACCGACTTGGGTGAGCCTGAACGAAGCTCCTCGGAAGAGACGCTGAATAACTTCCAGGAAGCTGAGACACCTGGGGCAGTCTCTCCCAACCAGCCCCACCTTCCTCAGCCTCATTTGCCTCACCTTCCACCACAGAATGTTGTGATCAATGGGAATGCTCATTCGcaccacctccatcaccatcatcacatcCATCATGGACACCACCTTCACCATGGACACCATCATCCATCCCATGCTGCTGTGGCCAGTGCATCCATTCCTGGAGGGCCACCCTCAAGTCCAGCGTCTAGAAAACTCTCTACAACTGGAAGTTCCGATGGTGGCACGCCAGTTGCACCTACTTCTGCTGTCTCATCGACTGGCTCACCTGCACCTGTTATGAGTAACATTCGTGCTCCAAGTGCTGCAGGCAGTATAGGTATAAATTCTGTTATTGGCACTAATGCAACGAATAATGCTAACGTTGTGGCTGGGGGTAGTTTCAGTCCTCATGTGACAAGCAGCATGGTTGGTAATGCTAATATAAGTTCAAGCAATATTCCTGGCGCTGCTAGTGTAAGTGTTGGGCCTGGAGTTACCAGTGGTGTTAACGTGAATGTTTTGAGTGGCATGGGCAATGGTACTGTTTCTTCCTCTGCTGTTATTGCTAACAGTGTCCCTAATGCAGCTGCAGGTATGGCTGTGGGATTGGTTTCAAGTCAGCAGCAACCAACAGTTAACACATCCAGGTTCAGAGTTGTGAAGTTAGATTCTACTTCTGAACCCTTTAAAAAAGGTAGATGGACTTGCACTGAGTTCTATGAAAAAGAAAACGCTGTGCCCGCTACAGAAGGTGTGGTGATAAATAAAGTGGTGGAGACTGTCAAACAGAACCCCACAGAAGCATCTTCAGAGAGGGAGAGCACTAGTGGGAGCTCAGTGAGCAGTAGTGTCAGCACACTGAGTCACTACACGGAGAGTGTGGGAAGTGGAGAGATGGGAGCCCCTTCTGTGATGgtgcagcagcaacagcagctgcCAGTGCTTCAGGGTGTGGCCCTCCAGCACGTGGAGTTCACTAGTCCTGCTCCTCAGAGTCTTTCAGCAGTTAGTATACCACAGAGTATTTCTCAGTCACAGATGTCACAAGTACAGTTACAATCTCAAGAACTGAGCTATCCACAAAAGCAAGGTCTTCAAGCAGTACCTCTGCAAGCCGCCATGAATGCAGCGGCTGGGATCCAGCCGTCGCCTGTGACCGCTGTTGGTGTAACTTCAGCTACAGGTCAGCAGCCTTCCATTTCCAGTTTGGCTCAACCCCAACTGCCATATTCTCAGACGGCTCCTGCACTGCAAACCCCCCTCCCCGGGGCACCACCCCAACACTTACAATATGGACAGCAGCAGCCAATGGCTTCTACACAGATGGCTCCAGGCCATGGTCAATCAGTGACTCAAATTCCTACTTCAGAGTATGTACAACAGCAGCCGATTCTGCAAACAGCAATGTCCTCTGGACAGTCCAGTTCTGCAGGAGTGGGAACAGGAGCAACTGTGATCCCTGTGGCCCAGCCACAGGGGATCCAGCTGCCAGTGCAGTCCACAGCAGTACAGGTCCAACCTGCAGGGGCATCTGGCCAGCTTATTGGCCAGGCTCAAACGGCTGTGTCTGCTGTACCTACTGGTGGTCAAATTGCAAATACTGGTCAACAAGCAAACATGCCTACTGCAGTGCAACAGCCTGCTCCCCAAGTTCCACCTTCAGTTACTCAGCAAGGTGCTCCTCCATCTTCACAAGTAGCTCCACCTGCTCCAACTGGGATTATTCATCAGGGAGTTCAAACTAGTGCTTCAAGCCTTCCTCAACAGTTGGTTGTTGGACCCCAGAGTACCTTGGTAACAACTGtgcctccccagccacagggagTAGAACCAGGAGCTCAAGGAGTTGTACCGCAGCAGCAGTTGCCTGCAGTTAGTCCTTTGCCCTCTGCTAGTAGTATTTCTGTTGCAAATCAGGTTAGTTCAACTGGTTCTTCTGGAATGCCTTCTGCCCCAACAAACTTAGTTCCACCACAAAATATAGCACAACCACCTGCCACCCAAAATGGTAATTTGGTTCAAAGTGTTAGTCAATCTCCCTTGATAGCAACTAACATAAATTTGCCTTTGGCACAACAGATACCACTAAGTTCTACTCAGTTCTCTGCACAATCATTAGCTCAGGCAATTGGAAGCCAAATCGAAGATGCCAGGCGCCCAGCAGAACCCTCCTTAGTCGGTTTACCTGAGACTATCAGTGGTGACAGTGGGGGAATGTCAGCAGTTTCTGATGGGAGTAGCAGCAGCCTAGCagcctctgcttctcttttcccgTTGAAGGTGCTACCGCTGACGACACCCCTGGTGGATGGCGAGGATGAGAG TGCTTCTCTCCTACCAGAGGTGCAAGGAATGATCCTAGAGCCACAGATACGGCCAAGACCACGGAGAGCTTTTGACGTCAGGGGTCTACTTTCTCCACTGACCCCTTGGAGACAGAATATCCAGCTtctggagagagtgggaaaggATAATAAACAA GTATCTTGCAAATGGGAGACCGGTTTATTTGTTCTCTAA
- the Tsc22d1 gene encoding TSC22 domain family protein 1 isoform X5: protein MHQPPEATAAAADISARKMAHPAVFPRRGSAGGSASALNAAGTGGSSAATSSEDFPPPSLLQPPPPPAASSTSGPQPPPPQSLNLLSQAQLQAQPLAPGGTQLKKKSGFQITSVTPAQISASISSNNSIAEDTESYDDLDESHTEDLSSSEILDVSLSRATDLGEPERSSSEETLNNFQEAETPGAVSPNQPHLPQPHLPHLPPQNVVINGNAHSHHLHHHHHIHHGHHLHHGHHHPSHAAVASASIPGGPPSSPASRKLSTTGSSDGGTPVAPTSAVSSTGSPAPVMSNIRAPSAAGSIGINSVIGTNATNNANVVAGGSFSPHVTSSMVGNANISSSNIPGAASVSVGPGVTSGVNVNVLSGMGNGTVSSSAVIANSVPNAAAGMAVGLVSSQQQPTVNTSRFRVVKLDSTSEPFKKGRWTCTEFYEKENAVPATEGVVINKVVETVKQNPTEASSERESTSGSSVSSSVSTLSHYTESVGSGEMGAPSVMVQQQQQLPVLQGVALQHVEFTSPAPQSLSAVSIPQSISQSQMSQVQLQSQELSYPQKQGLQAVPLQAAMNAAAGIQPSPVTAVGVTSATGQQPSISSLAQPQLPYSQTAPALQTPLPGAPPQHLQYGQQQPMASTQMAPGHGQSVTQIPTSEYVQQQPILQTAMSSGQSSSAGVGTGATVIPVAQPQGIQLPVQSTAVQVQPAGASGQLIGQAQTAVSAVPTGGQIANTGQQANMPTAVQQPAPQVPPSVTQQGAPPSSQVAPPAPTGIIHQGVQTSASSLPQQLVVGPQSTLVTTVPPQPQGVEPGAQGVVPQQQLPAVSPLPSASSISVANQVLPLTTPLVDGEDESFGYIFKLAARARRK from the exons ATGCACCAGCCGCCCGAGGCCACCGCGGCCGCCGCAGACATTAGTGCTAGGAAGATGGCGCACCCGGCGGTGTTCCCTCGAAGGGGCAGTGCTGGGGGCAGCGCCTCCGCGCTCAACGCAGCAGGTACCGGCGGGAGTAGCGCTGCCACATCTTCGGAGGATTTTCCCCCTCCGTCTCTGCTCCAGCCACCGCCTCCTCCTGCAGCATCTTCCACGTCGGGACCACAGCCTCCGCCTCCACAAAGCCTGAACCTCCTCTCGCAGGCTCAGCTGCAAGCACAGCCTCTAGCGCCAGGCGGAACTCagctgaaaaagaaaagtggctTCCAGATAACCAGCGTTACTCCTGCGCAGATCTCTGCCAGCATCAGCTCCAACAACAGCATAGCGGAAGACACTGAGAGCTACGACGACCTGGATGAGTCGCACACGGAAGATTTGTCCTCTTCTGAGATCCTTGATGTGTCACTTTCCAGGGCCACCGACTTGGGTGAGCCTGAACGAAGCTCCTCGGAAGAGACGCTGAATAACTTCCAGGAAGCTGAGACACCTGGGGCAGTCTCTCCCAACCAGCCCCACCTTCCTCAGCCTCATTTGCCTCACCTTCCACCACAGAATGTTGTGATCAATGGGAATGCTCATTCGcaccacctccatcaccatcatcacatcCATCATGGACACCACCTTCACCATGGACACCATCATCCATCCCATGCTGCTGTGGCCAGTGCATCCATTCCTGGAGGGCCACCCTCAAGTCCAGCGTCTAGAAAACTCTCTACAACTGGAAGTTCCGATGGTGGCACGCCAGTTGCACCTACTTCTGCTGTCTCATCGACTGGCTCACCTGCACCTGTTATGAGTAACATTCGTGCTCCAAGTGCTGCAGGCAGTATAGGTATAAATTCTGTTATTGGCACTAATGCAACGAATAATGCTAACGTTGTGGCTGGGGGTAGTTTCAGTCCTCATGTGACAAGCAGCATGGTTGGTAATGCTAATATAAGTTCAAGCAATATTCCTGGCGCTGCTAGTGTAAGTGTTGGGCCTGGAGTTACCAGTGGTGTTAACGTGAATGTTTTGAGTGGCATGGGCAATGGTACTGTTTCTTCCTCTGCTGTTATTGCTAACAGTGTCCCTAATGCAGCTGCAGGTATGGCTGTGGGATTGGTTTCAAGTCAGCAGCAACCAACAGTTAACACATCCAGGTTCAGAGTTGTGAAGTTAGATTCTACTTCTGAACCCTTTAAAAAAGGTAGATGGACTTGCACTGAGTTCTATGAAAAAGAAAACGCTGTGCCCGCTACAGAAGGTGTGGTGATAAATAAAGTGGTGGAGACTGTCAAACAGAACCCCACAGAAGCATCTTCAGAGAGGGAGAGCACTAGTGGGAGCTCAGTGAGCAGTAGTGTCAGCACACTGAGTCACTACACGGAGAGTGTGGGAAGTGGAGAGATGGGAGCCCCTTCTGTGATGgtgcagcagcaacagcagctgcCAGTGCTTCAGGGTGTGGCCCTCCAGCACGTGGAGTTCACTAGTCCTGCTCCTCAGAGTCTTTCAGCAGTTAGTATACCACAGAGTATTTCTCAGTCACAGATGTCACAAGTACAGTTACAATCTCAAGAACTGAGCTATCCACAAAAGCAAGGTCTTCAAGCAGTACCTCTGCAAGCCGCCATGAATGCAGCGGCTGGGATCCAGCCGTCGCCTGTGACCGCTGTTGGTGTAACTTCAGCTACAGGTCAGCAGCCTTCCATTTCCAGTTTGGCTCAACCCCAACTGCCATATTCTCAGACGGCTCCTGCACTGCAAACCCCCCTCCCCGGGGCACCACCCCAACACTTACAATATGGACAGCAGCAGCCAATGGCTTCTACACAGATGGCTCCAGGCCATGGTCAATCAGTGACTCAAATTCCTACTTCAGAGTATGTACAACAGCAGCCGATTCTGCAAACAGCAATGTCCTCTGGACAGTCCAGTTCTGCAGGAGTGGGAACAGGAGCAACTGTGATCCCTGTGGCCCAGCCACAGGGGATCCAGCTGCCAGTGCAGTCCACAGCAGTACAGGTCCAACCTGCAGGGGCATCTGGCCAGCTTATTGGCCAGGCTCAAACGGCTGTGTCTGCTGTACCTACTGGTGGTCAAATTGCAAATACTGGTCAACAAGCAAACATGCCTACTGCAGTGCAACAGCCTGCTCCCCAAGTTCCACCTTCAGTTACTCAGCAAGGTGCTCCTCCATCTTCACAAGTAGCTCCACCTGCTCCAACTGGGATTATTCATCAGGGAGTTCAAACTAGTGCTTCAAGCCTTCCTCAACAGTTGGTTGTTGGACCCCAGAGTACCTTGGTAACAACTGtgcctccccagccacagggagTAGAACCAGGAGCTCAAGGAGTTGTACCGCAGCAGCAGTTGCCTGCAGTTAGTCCTTTGCCCTCTGCTAGTAGTATTTCTGTTGCAAATCAG GTGCTACCGCTGACGACACCCCTGGTGGATGGCGAGGATGAGAG CTTTGGGTATATTTTCAAACTGGCTGCCAGAGCCAGGAGGAAGTGA